Proteins encoded in a region of the Myxococcales bacterium genome:
- a CDS encoding DNA topoisomerase 3, which yields MPTLVIAEKPSVARDLALALGASTRGEGCFRGPDHVVTWAIGHLVALAEPHEVNPAWKKWRLGDLPLVPLEWPLVVAEATRSQFEIVRRLLVAREIRDVVCATDAGREGELIFRYIYEAAGAKKPVRRLWISALTPEAIAEGFRRLRPASAFDGLADAARGRSRADWLVGMNLSRAYSLLDDDNLSVGRVQTPTLAMVVARELELRAFAPEEYLEVVATFDAGTPERPARYEGTYEAPGRGRPAGAGSREARRLPADGARANEIVARALAGRASVARVKRESKRVPPPELYDLTELQRHANRLFGFTAQRTLEVAQDLYEKHKLISYPRTDSRHLPTSHEPLLPDIVAAIATPYAGLLAEGTATRPLGRRFVDDAKVTDHHAIVPTDTSPPSRLGADERRIYDLVCRRLLAAWHDEHVVAVTRVTTHVVSQDVAFTDEFHSHGASIEAVGWKVLEPRGGDPKGPRRPREATLPGGLEEKQAALVLAAAPVKKVTTPPPRLTDGTLLTAMETAGRTLDERDLSQAMRERGLGTPATRAAILETLLRRAYVVRDGKSLVASDKGVALIERVHSHVKSPAMTGEWEWKLSAIARGEGTLDAFMRDIEAYVREVVAAALAEPAATSVGSTNAASPPLGRAPSADIAGRPLGEPTRAQPSSPARAAPPSREPDREEESLFVGRSPSAHPPATHATVLAHARAPRSSDLDTLLRGPFGLASFRPYQEEVCRAIARGEDVLLVMPTGAGKSLCYQLPGVARGGTTLVVSPLIALMEDQVEKLASLGFAAARIHSGRPRTESREVCRAYLAGTLDFLFIAPERLRVPGFPELLAKRKPTLIAIDEAHCISQWGHDFRPDYRMLGERLPALRPAPIVALTATATPEVQDDIVAELRLTTPSRHIHGFRRTNLGVEVVERLPSERAELVRTLLAPAERRPAIVYAPTRKEAESIAKELGGGRASAKTGGVRAGAYHAGLGAAARDQVQSAFLGGALDVVVATTAFGMGIDKADVRTVIHSALPATVEGYYQEIGRAGRDGAPARAILLHSFVDTKTHEFFLERDYPDEELLSRIARVLGDEPSEPDAVRRRSGVDEASFEKALEKLWVHGGAVVDADGHVRRGASDFRAAYARQRAHKQAQLAKMRAFADLPSCRMMALVAHFGDQHDSGAPCGQCDVCAPSACVAEAFRAPSPAETDAARRVLEALGTRDGQTVGQLLRDVFDDGALDRRGLDHVLAALARAGAVRMTTDEWVKDGATIQFQRVHLGGRGGRALIYEPDLQIAASPPARTKRKKVSARGKATRKGAPTRTRADASAVRATEVRETSVKGSAKRARASSDEAPRTALSEALREWRAAEAKRRRIPFFKVMNDRTLEGIAAARPGDLEELLAVAGMGPTTCAKYGGALLLLVARS from the coding sequence ATGCCCACGCTCGTCATCGCCGAGAAGCCCAGCGTCGCGCGCGATCTCGCGCTCGCCCTCGGGGCGAGCACGCGAGGCGAAGGGTGCTTTCGAGGTCCCGACCACGTCGTCACGTGGGCCATCGGGCACCTCGTCGCGCTCGCCGAGCCCCACGAGGTGAACCCGGCGTGGAAGAAGTGGCGCCTCGGGGACCTGCCGCTCGTGCCGCTCGAGTGGCCGCTCGTCGTCGCGGAAGCGACGCGGTCGCAGTTCGAGATCGTGCGGCGGCTCCTCGTCGCGCGCGAGATCCGCGACGTCGTGTGCGCGACCGACGCTGGCCGCGAGGGCGAGCTCATCTTCCGGTACATCTACGAGGCCGCGGGCGCGAAGAAGCCGGTGCGGCGGCTCTGGATCTCCGCGCTCACGCCGGAGGCGATCGCCGAGGGCTTCCGGAGGCTGCGCCCCGCGAGCGCCTTCGACGGTCTGGCCGACGCCGCGCGCGGGAGGAGCCGCGCGGACTGGCTCGTAGGCATGAACCTCTCGCGCGCCTACAGCCTCCTCGACGACGACAACCTGTCGGTCGGGCGCGTGCAGACGCCCACGCTCGCGATGGTGGTGGCCCGCGAGCTCGAGCTCCGCGCCTTCGCGCCGGAGGAATACCTCGAGGTCGTCGCGACGTTCGACGCGGGCACGCCGGAGCGTCCTGCTCGGTACGAGGGCACGTACGAGGCCCCGGGGCGAGGGCGGCCGGCTGGCGCGGGCTCGCGCGAGGCGAGGCGCCTCCCGGCGGACGGCGCGCGCGCGAACGAGATCGTGGCGCGGGCGCTCGCCGGGCGGGCCAGCGTCGCGCGGGTCAAGCGCGAGTCGAAGCGCGTCCCGCCGCCGGAGCTGTACGACCTCACCGAGCTCCAGCGGCACGCGAACCGCCTCTTCGGCTTTACCGCGCAGCGCACGCTCGAGGTCGCGCAAGACCTCTACGAGAAGCACAAGCTCATCAGCTACCCGCGCACCGACAGCCGGCACCTCCCCACGTCGCACGAGCCCCTGCTTCCGGACATCGTGGCGGCGATCGCCACGCCGTACGCGGGGCTCCTCGCCGAAGGCACCGCCACGCGGCCCCTCGGCCGGCGCTTCGTCGACGACGCGAAGGTGACCGACCACCACGCGATCGTCCCCACCGACACGTCGCCGCCTTCGCGCCTCGGCGCCGACGAGCGACGCATCTACGACCTCGTGTGCCGTCGCCTCCTCGCCGCGTGGCACGACGAGCACGTCGTCGCGGTCACGCGCGTGACGACCCACGTCGTCTCGCAAGATGTTGCATTCACTGACGAATTTCACAGCCACGGCGCGAGCATCGAGGCGGTCGGGTGGAAGGTCCTCGAGCCGCGAGGCGGCGATCCGAAGGGACCTCGGCGGCCGCGTGAGGCCACGCTGCCGGGCGGCCTCGAGGAGAAGCAAGCGGCGCTCGTGCTCGCCGCCGCGCCCGTGAAGAAGGTGACCACCCCGCCCCCGCGGCTGACCGACGGCACGCTGCTCACGGCCATGGAGACCGCCGGCCGCACGCTCGACGAGCGCGACCTGTCGCAGGCCATGCGCGAGCGCGGCCTCGGGACCCCGGCCACGCGCGCGGCCATCCTCGAGACCCTGCTGCGACGCGCGTACGTCGTGCGCGACGGAAAATCGCTCGTCGCCAGCGACAAGGGCGTGGCCCTCATCGAGCGCGTGCACAGCCACGTGAAGAGCCCCGCGATGACGGGCGAGTGGGAGTGGAAGCTGTCGGCCATCGCCCGGGGCGAGGGCACGCTCGACGCGTTCATGCGCGACATCGAGGCGTACGTCCGGGAGGTGGTCGCCGCGGCGCTCGCCGAGCCGGCTGCCACATCGGTCGGCTCGACCAACGCCGCCTCGCCACCGCTCGGCCGCGCGCCCTCCGCCGACATCGCGGGGCGGCCCCTCGGAGAGCCGACTCGGGCCCAACCCTCCTCCCCGGCGCGCGCGGCGCCTCCCTCGCGGGAGCCCGACCGCGAGGAGGAGTCACTCTTCGTTGGCAGGTCGCCCTCCGCACACCCTCCCGCCACCCACGCGACCGTTCTCGCGCACGCGCGCGCGCCCCGCTCGAGCGACCTCGACACGCTGCTGCGGGGCCCGTTCGGGCTCGCGTCGTTCCGCCCCTACCAAGAGGAGGTGTGCCGCGCCATCGCGAGAGGCGAGGACGTGCTCCTGGTGATGCCCACGGGCGCGGGAAAGTCGCTCTGCTATCAGCTCCCCGGCGTCGCCCGCGGCGGCACGACCCTCGTCGTGAGCCCCCTCATCGCGCTCATGGAAGATCAGGTCGAGAAGCTCGCCTCGCTGGGGTTCGCGGCCGCGCGCATCCACTCGGGCAGGCCCCGCACCGAGTCGCGCGAGGTGTGTCGCGCCTACCTCGCCGGGACCCTCGATTTTCTCTTCATCGCGCCCGAGCGCCTCCGCGTGCCCGGGTTCCCGGAGCTGCTCGCCAAGCGCAAGCCCACGCTCATCGCGATCGACGAGGCCCACTGCATCTCCCAGTGGGGACACGACTTTCGCCCCGACTACCGGATGCTCGGCGAGCGGCTCCCCGCGCTGCGACCAGCCCCCATCGTCGCCCTCACGGCGACCGCCACGCCCGAGGTGCAAGACGACATCGTGGCCGAGCTGCGGCTCACGACGCCGAGCCGCCACATCCACGGCTTCCGCCGCACGAACCTGGGCGTCGAGGTGGTGGAGCGCCTGCCGAGCGAGCGGGCCGAGCTCGTGCGCACGCTGCTCGCGCCTGCCGAGCGACGCCCCGCGATCGTGTACGCGCCGACCCGAAAGGAGGCCGAGTCGATCGCCAAGGAGCTCGGCGGCGGGCGCGCGAGCGCGAAGACAGGCGGCGTGCGCGCGGGCGCCTACCACGCGGGCCTCGGCGCGGCGGCGCGCGATCAGGTGCAGTCGGCCTTCCTCGGAGGCGCGCTCGACGTGGTCGTCGCGACGACCGCGTTCGGCATGGGCATCGACAAGGCCGACGTGCGCACGGTCATCCACTCGGCGCTGCCCGCGACGGTCGAGGGCTACTACCAGGAGATCGGCCGCGCGGGCCGCGACGGAGCGCCAGCGCGGGCCATCCTCCTTCACTCGTTCGTCGACACGAAGACCCACGAGTTCTTCCTGGAGCGCGACTACCCCGACGAGGAGCTGCTCTCGCGCATCGCGCGGGTGCTAGGCGACGAGCCGAGCGAGCCCGACGCCGTGCGCCGACGCTCGGGCGTCGACGAGGCGAGCTTCGAGAAGGCGCTGGAGAAGCTGTGGGTGCACGGCGGCGCCGTCGTCGACGCCGACGGCCACGTGCGCCGCGGCGCGAGCGACTTTCGCGCCGCATACGCCCGGCAGCGGGCCCACAAGCAGGCGCAGCTCGCGAAGATGCGGGCCTTCGCCGATCTCCCCTCGTGCCGCATGATGGCGCTCGTCGCCCACTTCGGCGATCAGCACGACAGCGGCGCGCCGTGCGGCCAGTGCGACGTGTGCGCCCCCTCGGCGTGCGTGGCCGAGGCGTTCCGCGCGCCGAGCCCCGCCGAGACCGACGCCGCCCGGCGCGTGCTCGAAGCGCTGGGCACGCGCGACGGCCAGACCGTGGGCCAGCTCCTCCGTGATGTGTTCGACGACGGCGCCCTCGACCGTCGCGGCCTCGACCACGTGCTCGCCGCGCTCGCGCGGGCGGGCGCCGTGCGCATGACGACGGACGAGTGGGTGAAAGACGGCGCGACGATCCAGTTTCAGCGCGTGCACCTCGGGGGCCGCGGCGGGCGCGCGCTCATCTACGAACCCGACCTGCAGATCGCGGCGTCGCCGCCTGCGCGCACCAAGCGGAAGAAGGTCTCCGCGCGCGGGAAGGCCACGCGGAAGGGGGCGCCGACGCGCACCCGCGCCGACGCGAGCGCCGTGCGCGCCACGGAAGTCCGCGAGACCTCCGTGAAGGGATCGGCGAAGCGAGCCCGCGCGAGCTCCGACGAGGCGCCGCGTACCGCGCTGTCCGAGGCGCTCCGCGAGTGGCGCGCGGCCGAAGCGAAGCGCCGGCGCATTCCCTTCTTCAAGGTCATGAACGACCGCACCCTCGAGGGAATCGCGGCGGCGCGCCCGGGCGATCTCGAGGAGCTCCTCGCGGTGGCGGGGATGGGCCCCACGACCTGCGCGAAATACGGCGGCGCCCTGCTTCTTCTTGTCGCGCGAAGCTGA
- a CDS encoding D-alanine--D-alanine ligase: MRIRVLRSSYEGSTSEVADLDPLPDPTPWLAGHEVTLHDLRKATAPAEVARLAAEGCDVFVNLCDGMSYEDLAGVEVICALEAAGAAFTGPSSPLYALTKEQMKRRALELGVRTPAFVFAHTEADLERAGRTLSYPAIVKHADGWGSVGMTAASRVTDADALVARGREMFALAGGALIEEFIEGDEYSVLVVEGRDAVWVPGPVACRFPPGETFKHFDLKWRTFEGLAWGPCHDPALRAELARVTRVVFEGLGGTSYARCDFRVDASGRAWFLEVNTTCGVFYPPGAEGCADHILSAEADGHETFVACLLDAAVARRR; this comes from the coding sequence GTGCGGATCCGAGTTCTCCGTTCGAGCTATGAAGGCAGCACGTCCGAGGTCGCGGACCTCGACCCCCTCCCCGACCCTACGCCTTGGCTCGCCGGCCACGAGGTGACCCTCCACGACCTGCGGAAGGCGACCGCGCCCGCCGAGGTGGCGCGCCTCGCGGCCGAGGGGTGCGACGTGTTCGTCAACCTCTGCGACGGCATGAGCTACGAGGACCTCGCCGGCGTCGAGGTGATCTGCGCGCTCGAGGCGGCTGGCGCGGCCTTCACCGGCCCCAGCTCGCCGCTGTACGCGCTCACGAAGGAGCAGATGAAGCGCCGCGCGTTGGAGCTCGGCGTGCGCACCCCGGCGTTCGTCTTCGCCCACACCGAGGCCGACCTCGAGCGAGCGGGGCGGACCCTCTCCTACCCCGCGATCGTCAAGCACGCGGACGGCTGGGGCAGCGTGGGGATGACGGCTGCGTCTCGGGTCACCGACGCCGACGCCCTCGTGGCGCGCGGCCGCGAGATGTTCGCGCTCGCCGGGGGTGCCCTGATCGAGGAGTTCATCGAAGGGGACGAGTACTCGGTCCTCGTCGTCGAAGGCCGCGACGCCGTGTGGGTGCCAGGCCCCGTCGCGTGCCGCTTTCCGCCCGGCGAGACCTTCAAACACTTCGACCTGAAGTGGCGCACGTTCGAGGGCCTCGCGTGGGGCCCCTGCCACGACCCGGCGCTCCGCGCCGAGCTCGCCCGCGTGACCCGCGTCGTCTTCGAGGGCCTCGGCGGCACGAGCTACGCGCGCTGCGACTTCCGCGTCGACGCGTCGGGACGCGCGTGGTTCCTCGAAGTGAACACCACCTGCGGGGTCTTCTACCCGCCCGGCGCGGAGGGCTGCGCCGACCACATCCTCTCGGCGGAGGCCGACGGGCACGAGACCTTCGTCGCGTGCCTCCTCGACGCCGCCGTCGCGAGGCGCCGCTGA
- a CDS encoding c-type cytochrome gives MQCTRFVAWAPTVVVTVALAACAGGAVEGPRPSREVSEGPLAAYLHEPAFRRRELEGSLVSSTNGYAQRRLAAYTEERWGALPEWNPRTAPARFGAAEPSRASLRALSLPRGAGSPSEAELLELGRSAFVAYPLQVATYLRPALARADASARYGLDERDGEVNGVVVAEAAGGALVHALTCATCHSTVEGARWVPGKTNARLRIDRLIADEGGGGPEPWGPGRVDVTSDGVENPTAITDLRPVRFQVNLHKAATVRNGLVPLAIRIETLCITSLGESHRPPREVALGLALYVRSLGEELGPPEAAGRGSEVFSRECGGCHAGEGLTGPAVPLGAVRGNAPILESPERTTGTARVPSLRGVSDRAPLLSAGEAPSLEALLAPLTPGAAPRGHTFGQALSSDDRASLLAYLRALK, from the coding sequence ATGCAGTGTACACGCTTCGTCGCGTGGGCGCCGACCGTCGTCGTGACCGTCGCGCTCGCCGCCTGCGCCGGAGGCGCCGTAGAGGGGCCGCGCCCGTCGCGCGAGGTGAGCGAGGGCCCACTCGCCGCCTATCTGCACGAGCCCGCCTTTCGACGAAGGGAGCTCGAGGGCTCGCTGGTGAGCTCGACCAACGGCTACGCGCAGCGTCGCCTCGCCGCCTACACGGAGGAGCGCTGGGGCGCCCTTCCCGAGTGGAACCCGCGGACCGCGCCCGCGCGTTTTGGCGCGGCCGAGCCGTCGCGCGCGTCGCTCCGCGCCCTCTCCCTCCCGCGAGGCGCGGGCTCGCCGAGCGAGGCGGAGTTGCTCGAGCTCGGGCGCTCCGCCTTCGTCGCCTATCCGCTCCAGGTCGCCACGTACCTGCGCCCGGCGCTCGCGCGGGCCGACGCGAGCGCGCGCTACGGGCTCGATGAGCGCGACGGCGAGGTCAACGGCGTGGTGGTCGCGGAGGCCGCGGGCGGCGCGCTCGTGCACGCGCTCACTTGCGCGACCTGCCACTCGACCGTCGAAGGCGCGCGCTGGGTGCCCGGCAAGACCAACGCGCGCCTTCGCATCGATCGCCTCATCGCCGACGAGGGCGGCGGCGGCCCCGAGCCGTGGGGCCCCGGGCGGGTCGACGTGACGAGCGACGGCGTCGAGAACCCGACGGCGATCACGGATCTGCGCCCGGTTCGCTTCCAGGTGAACCTCCACAAGGCGGCCACGGTCCGCAACGGGCTCGTGCCGCTGGCGATCCGCATCGAGACCTTGTGCATCACGAGCCTCGGCGAGTCGCACCGCCCCCCGCGCGAGGTCGCGCTCGGGCTCGCGCTCTACGTGCGCAGCCTCGGTGAAGAGCTCGGGCCTCCAGAGGCCGCGGGGCGCGGCAGCGAGGTGTTCTCCCGGGAGTGTGGAGGCTGTCACGCAGGTGAGGGGCTCACGGGGCCAGCGGTGCCGCTCGGCGCGGTCCGCGGGAACGCGCCCATCCTGGAGAGCCCCGAGCGCACGACGGGCACGGCGCGCGTTCCGTCGCTCCGAGGTGTAAGCGACCGCGCCCCGCTGCTGTCCGCAGGAGAGGCGCCTTCGCTCGAGGCGCTGCTCGCCCCTCTGACGCCCGGCGCGGCGCCACGCGGTCACACGTTCGGCCAGGCGCTCTCGTCGGACGACCGCGCGAGCCTGCTCGCGTATCTGCGCGCGCTCAAGTAG
- a CDS encoding TPM domain-containing protein — MRRFFAFVLAWVVWVTLPGPAWGYTPPPIQGAVNDRAGLLSAAERATLERRIAEHRSARGFEIVVFTVASLGGESIEDVAYGAFNGWKVGRAGKDDGVLLVVAPNERKTRIETGKGAGGAITDLQSKRILSERVGPRLKEGNAFEGLRDGVESIASLMSGGPLVPDGGAEPRPTATAAETTPRTVPTYAPTSYFVDASGGFSAAERARYVKETEARVASGEAAAAVVVIPETERADLPSIVGANEAAFRKGLTGVRGIVIVRRSDAAGFGYGAYEAEGPGRDEFERLSRGLAARVGQPTAEARDAAIVNVLLEAQAALPAPTLPGFFERHGDRLWGFLVLAMVVAVVFFGWLGAKRGLEGRRRRLRWLVRRWLVVRRRLLELGRRELVRRRLFRGLQRRRRLLRGRRRERRQSRPASAGGGGVRALVGGGGGGGVAGAGRSGSRSGGVGLSRHTPSPRLARADATLSAPRDRP, encoded by the coding sequence ATGCGTCGCTTCTTCGCGTTCGTCCTCGCGTGGGTGGTGTGGGTCACGCTGCCCGGGCCCGCCTGGGGCTACACGCCACCGCCCATTCAAGGCGCCGTGAACGACCGCGCGGGGCTCCTCTCCGCCGCGGAGCGCGCGACGCTCGAGAGGCGCATCGCCGAGCACCGGAGCGCACGCGGCTTCGAGATCGTGGTCTTCACCGTGGCCTCGCTGGGCGGCGAGAGCATCGAGGACGTCGCGTACGGCGCGTTCAACGGCTGGAAGGTCGGCCGTGCGGGCAAGGACGACGGCGTGCTGCTCGTCGTCGCCCCGAACGAGCGCAAGACCCGCATCGAGACGGGCAAGGGCGCGGGAGGGGCGATCACCGATCTCCAGTCGAAGCGCATCTTGTCGGAGCGCGTGGGACCTCGTCTGAAAGAGGGGAACGCCTTCGAGGGCCTCCGCGACGGCGTCGAGTCGATCGCCTCGCTGATGTCGGGTGGTCCGCTCGTCCCCGACGGCGGCGCCGAGCCGCGCCCGACCGCGACCGCTGCCGAGACCACCCCGCGGACGGTCCCAACGTACGCCCCGACGAGCTATTTCGTGGACGCCTCGGGGGGCTTCTCGGCGGCAGAGCGTGCGCGCTACGTGAAGGAGACCGAGGCCCGCGTGGCGAGCGGAGAGGCGGCCGCCGCGGTCGTCGTGATTCCCGAGACGGAGCGCGCGGATCTCCCGTCGATCGTGGGCGCGAACGAGGCGGCCTTCCGCAAGGGGCTCACGGGGGTCCGCGGCATCGTCATCGTGCGGCGGAGCGACGCGGCAGGCTTCGGCTACGGCGCCTACGAGGCCGAGGGGCCCGGCCGCGACGAGTTCGAGCGCCTCTCTCGCGGGCTCGCCGCGCGAGTCGGGCAGCCCACCGCGGAGGCGCGGGACGCGGCGATCGTGAACGTGCTGCTCGAGGCTCAAGCCGCGCTCCCCGCGCCGACGCTCCCCGGGTTCTTCGAGAGGCACGGGGACCGCCTGTGGGGGTTTCTGGTCCTCGCGATGGTGGTCGCGGTCGTCTTCTTCGGCTGGCTGGGGGCGAAGCGCGGCTTGGAGGGGCGGCGGCGGCGGCTCAGGTGGCTCGTCCGGCGGTGGCTCGTCGTACGGAGGCGGCTCCTCGAGCTCGGGCGGCGGGAGCTCGTACGGCGGCGGCTCTTCCGGGGGCTACAGCGGCGGCGGCGGCTCCTCCGGGGGCGGCGGCGCGAGCGGCGGCAGAGTCGCCCTGCCTCGGCGGGGGGGGGCGGGGTCCGGGCTCTTGTCGGGGGGGGGGGGGGGGGGGGGGTCGCTGGGGCGGGGCGGTCGGGGTCGCGGTCGGGTGGCGTTGGTCTTTCCCGA